From the Microbacterium thalassium genome, one window contains:
- a CDS encoding D-alanine--D-alanine ligase family protein: protein MDKPAVAVLFGGRSSEHSISSATAGGVLRAIDRDRFRVIPIGITRDGAYVLEDDDPDKFALNPERLPEVVDNGTRVVWPDSTLTRELKVVDGGGERSLGDVDVVLPILHGRFGEDGTIQGFLELLGIPYAGAGVLMSAIGMDKHTTKSVLKAADVPVVPWVTVTRATLERARAVWEQRIRALGLPVFVKPARAGSSVGVSKVSEWSELDEALDVAFAEDSTVLVEQSVVGREIECGVLQARDGGLPRVSLAGEIVISGRDFYDFEAKYLGAPGIDLVCPADLGDGELAEMQRIAARAFEAVGGEGLARVDFFFTGTEFFVNEVNTMPGFTPISMFPTCWIASGMTYPALVTELIDMALERGAA from the coding sequence ATGGACAAGCCGGCGGTGGCGGTGCTCTTTGGCGGTCGCTCGAGCGAGCATTCGATCAGTTCCGCAACCGCGGGCGGAGTGCTCCGGGCGATCGACCGTGACCGGTTCCGCGTCATCCCGATCGGCATCACCCGCGACGGCGCATACGTCCTCGAGGACGACGACCCCGACAAGTTCGCGCTGAACCCCGAGCGGCTGCCCGAGGTCGTCGACAACGGCACCCGCGTGGTGTGGCCGGACTCGACGCTCACGCGCGAGCTGAAGGTCGTCGACGGCGGCGGGGAGCGGTCGCTGGGCGACGTCGACGTCGTGCTGCCGATCCTGCACGGCCGGTTCGGCGAGGACGGGACGATCCAGGGCTTCCTCGAACTCCTCGGCATCCCGTACGCGGGCGCCGGCGTGCTCATGTCGGCGATCGGGATGGACAAGCACACCACCAAGAGCGTGCTGAAGGCCGCGGACGTCCCGGTCGTGCCGTGGGTGACCGTGACGCGCGCCACGCTGGAGCGCGCTCGCGCCGTGTGGGAACAGCGCATCCGGGCCCTCGGTCTGCCCGTCTTCGTCAAGCCCGCGCGGGCAGGCTCGAGCGTCGGCGTGTCGAAGGTCTCGGAGTGGAGCGAGCTCGACGAGGCGCTGGACGTCGCGTTCGCCGAGGACTCCACCGTCCTGGTGGAGCAGTCCGTCGTCGGCCGCGAGATCGAGTGCGGCGTGCTGCAGGCGCGCGACGGCGGGCTGCCGCGCGTGAGTCTCGCGGGCGAGATCGTGATCTCGGGCCGCGACTTCTACGACTTCGAGGCGAAGTACCTCGGTGCTCCCGGCATCGACCTCGTGTGCCCGGCGGACCTCGGCGACGGCGAGCTCGCCGAGATGCAGCGGATCGCCGCCCGCGCCTTCGAGGCCGTGGGGGGCGAGGGCCTGGCCCGCGTCGACTTCTTCTTCACCGGCACCGAGTTCTTCGTCAACGAGGTCAACACGATGCCCGGCTTCACGCCGATCTCGATGTTCCCGACGTGCTGGATCGCCAGCGGCATGACCTACCCGGCGCTGGTGACCGAGCTGATCGACATGGCGCTCGAGCGGGGCGCCGCCTAG
- a CDS encoding NAD(P)H-dependent glycerol-3-phosphate dehydrogenase — MSRRHDRPRVAVIGAGSWGTTFGKILADGGADVVMWARRPELAHEIDEAKRNSQYLPGINLPRAMTATHHLADALDGAEQIYLSIPSQAVRQNLKAVRPLVAKTDVPIVSLMKGVERRTGLRMSQVIEQELHCDPARIAVASGPNLALEIAREQPTAAVISSTSEETADAVARRARNRYFRTFVNTDVIGTEFGGVLKNLIAVAIGIVDGVGYGENTKASIITRGLVEMTDFAVAQGAQSETLQGLAGLGDLIATCQSPLSRNNTAGRLLGQGYGFQDVVKQMQQTAEGLASVAPVLQLAREVGVEMPIVEQVKMVLDGTMDPRDIAPHLTTDDDTPKGERTQNGQAGGGGALWRSLERAFDQFRNRGRSAPGDRP; from the coding sequence TTGAGTCGTAGACATGACCGGCCGCGCGTCGCCGTGATCGGAGCGGGCAGCTGGGGGACCACGTTCGGCAAGATCCTCGCCGACGGCGGCGCGGACGTCGTGATGTGGGCGCGCCGCCCCGAGCTCGCGCACGAGATCGACGAAGCCAAGCGCAACAGCCAGTACCTGCCGGGGATCAATCTGCCCCGCGCGATGACGGCGACGCACCACCTCGCCGACGCGCTCGACGGCGCCGAGCAGATCTATCTGTCCATCCCGAGCCAGGCCGTGCGGCAGAACCTGAAGGCGGTCCGCCCGCTGGTCGCCAAGACGGACGTTCCGATCGTGTCGCTCATGAAGGGCGTCGAACGTCGCACGGGCCTGCGCATGAGCCAGGTGATCGAGCAGGAGCTGCACTGCGACCCGGCCCGGATCGCGGTGGCGTCCGGCCCCAATCTCGCCCTCGAGATCGCGCGCGAGCAGCCCACGGCGGCCGTCATCTCCTCCACGAGCGAGGAGACGGCGGATGCGGTCGCCCGACGTGCCCGCAACCGGTACTTCCGCACGTTCGTGAACACGGACGTCATCGGCACCGAGTTCGGGGGCGTGCTGAAGAACCTGATCGCAGTCGCCATCGGCATCGTCGACGGCGTCGGGTACGGCGAGAACACCAAAGCCTCGATCATCACGCGCGGGCTGGTGGAGATGACCGACTTCGCCGTCGCGCAGGGCGCGCAGTCCGAGACGCTCCAGGGGCTGGCGGGGCTGGGCGATCTGATCGCCACGTGCCAGTCGCCGCTGAGCCGCAACAACACCGCCGGGCGCCTGCTCGGTCAGGGGTACGGCTTCCAGGACGTCGTGAAGCAGATGCAGCAGACCGCCGAAGGACTCGCCTCGGTCGCCCCCGTGCTTCAGCTGGCACGCGAGGTCGGCGTCGAGATGCCGATCGTCGAGCAGGTGAAGATGGTGCTGGACGGCACGATGGATCCGCGCGACATCGCGCCCCACCTGACAACCGACGACGACACCCCGAAGGGGGAGAGGACGCAGAATGGACAAGCCGGCGGTGGCGGTGCTCTTTGGCGGTCGCTCGAGCGAGCATTCGATCAGTTCCGCAACCGCGGGCGGAGTGCTCCGGGCGATCGACCGTGA
- a CDS encoding lysophospholipid acyltransferase family protein: MANPRPRASREKTRPSIFWPLAVIVIPLMSFVAKLEISGGEKLPREGAFVLAPNHASEMDPILVAWAVWRMGRAPRFMAKESLFRIPVLGWVLRASGMIPVARATSASAAKQTMTAATELTEHGRGVIVYPEGSLTRDPELWPMRGKTGAVRLALAGDIPVVPLAHWGVQQILPRYGKLSLWPPRKRVRISVGDPVDLSDFADRAAQPAALVEATERVMSAITAELETLRGEKAPATRWNPAEHGQKETGRLES; the protein is encoded by the coding sequence GTGGCGAACCCCCGCCCCCGTGCGTCCCGCGAGAAGACCCGTCCGAGCATCTTCTGGCCGCTCGCGGTCATCGTCATCCCGCTGATGAGCTTCGTCGCGAAGCTCGAGATCAGCGGCGGCGAGAAGCTCCCCCGCGAGGGCGCGTTCGTGCTGGCGCCGAACCACGCCAGCGAGATGGATCCGATCCTCGTCGCGTGGGCGGTGTGGCGCATGGGACGCGCGCCGCGGTTCATGGCGAAGGAGAGCCTCTTCCGCATCCCGGTCCTCGGCTGGGTGCTGCGGGCCTCCGGCATGATCCCCGTGGCGCGCGCGACCTCGGCCAGCGCCGCGAAGCAGACCATGACGGCGGCGACCGAGCTCACCGAGCACGGCCGCGGGGTCATCGTGTACCCGGAGGGCTCGCTGACGCGCGACCCCGAGCTGTGGCCCATGCGAGGCAAGACCGGGGCGGTGCGCCTCGCGCTGGCGGGCGACATCCCGGTCGTGCCGCTCGCCCACTGGGGCGTCCAGCAGATCCTGCCCCGCTACGGCAAGCTGAGCCTGTGGCCGCCGCGCAAGCGCGTGCGCATCAGCGTCGGGGACCCGGTCGACCTGAGCGACTTCGCCGATCGCGCCGCGCAGCCGGCCGCGCTGGTGGAGGCCACCGAGCGCGTCATGTCGGCGATCACCGCCGAGCTCGAGACGCTGCGCGGCGAGAAGGCGCCGGCCACCCGCTGGAACCCGGCCGAGCACGGGCAGAAGGAGACGGGGCGCCTTGAGTCGTAG